The Cellulophaga sp. RHA19 genome includes the window AACCAGTTGCATACTCTATACCTTCTAAACCTGGAGAAGAGTTTACCTCTAACAATAAAGGACCCTTATTAGAACGTATAATATCTACACCAGCAACAGCTAGGTTTAATATTTTTGCAGCTTTAACTGCTAGTTTACGTTCCTCAGACGTTATTTTAATTAATGATGCCACGCCACCTTGGTGAATGTTAGCTCTAAATTCTCCTTTTTGAGCTTGGCGCTGCATAGATGCTACAACTTTTCCGTTTACCACAAAGCAACGAATATCTTGCCCGTTTGCTTCTTTAATAAACTCTTGCACCAATATGTTTGTTTGTACACTTTTAAAAGCGTTAATAACACTTTCTGCAGCTTTATTGGTTTCTGCTAAAACAACACCTTTACCTTGTGTGCTTTCTAATAATTTTATAATTAACGGCGCACCATTAACCATACGTATAAGGTCTTTGGTATCCATAGGAGATTTTGCAAAACCAGTAATGGGAATGTCAATATCGTTTTTAGAAAATAACTGAGAAGCAAATAATTTATCTCTAGACTGTGTAATTGCTTCTGCGGTGTTTAAGCAATACACCCCAAGGTTGTCAAACTGTCTAATTAAAGCACAGCCATAAAATGTAACCGATGGTTTAATTCTAGGTATTACGGCATCAAACTTATTTAAAACATTACCGCCTCTGTAGCGTATTTGTGGCGATTTTGTATCTAGTTTCATATAAGCGTTTTCTACATTTAAAAAAACAACTTCATGGCCTCTAGCTTCACCAGCTTCTATAATTCTCTTATTACTATATAAATTAGGATTACTGGCTAATAATGCAATTGTTAACCCCGATTTTTCGGCCATATGAGATGCGTACTTTTTCTGAATTTCTTCTTCAGAAAAATTTTGCATACAATAGCTTTCTGCAGGGTTTACAATGTAGCGTTGGTTTATTGCCTCACGACCTAATAACATACGGTATTCCATAGTGTCTCTGTTGGCAAGTGTTAGCTCTACACTATGTATGTTGTTCCCTAGTTTGATAGTGGTTTTTACCACTA containing:
- the rimK gene encoding 30S ribosomal protein S6--L-glutamate ligase → MGNTTKFEGLQVIGGEEWCVFEELGIPAIKARVDSGAKTSSIQANNVKVYNKGSEEWVRFEVNPIQENRSVTITCEAPLVDRRTVKSSVGISEERLVVKTTIKLGNNIHSVELTLANRDTMEYRMLLGREAINQRYIVNPAESYCMQNFSEEEIQKKYASHMAEKSGLTIALLASNPNLYSNKRIIEAGEARGHEVVFLNVENAYMKLDTKSPQIRYRGGNVLNKFDAVIPRIKPSVTFYGCALIRQFDNLGVYCLNTAEAITQSRDKLFASQLFSKNDIDIPITGFAKSPMDTKDLIRMVNGAPLIIKLLESTQGKGVVLAETNKAAESVINAFKSVQTNILVQEFIKEANGQDIRCFVVNGKVVASMQRQAQKGEFRANIHQGGVASLIKITSEERKLAVKAAKILNLAVAGVDIIRSNKGPLLLEVNSSPGLEGIEYATGLDIANVMIRAIEKKLNYTSN